The following DNA comes from Miscanthus floridulus cultivar M001 chromosome 5, ASM1932011v1, whole genome shotgun sequence.
CAAAAGTTTGGTATCTTCCCAAAAATAAAAAGGGTACGAGGTGGTAGATATTATGCATGTGATTTACGCACATGATGAACACAATGCTAGTCCAGTGCAATGTTCACCTCCCAAATTGTTGGTGACACCTTGGCATAATGGCAAGAACATGAAACACACCAAAGTCCTAAAAACACAACAATAATGAAGAGAACTTATATCTAGTAGAGAGCACTGAAATAGCTCAACATGACATTTGGCACCACCACTTTCACTACTTCCAGTAAGTAACTTACCAAGTTGCATAGAAGTCAACTAATAAAGGCTTCTCAGACTTCTCCAACaactcatcaaatgaagaaaaaGTTTGCTTCTTAGCTTCCACCTATCCAAAAATTAAATACGGATAAAATATCAGAAGAAATGGCAGAAATCCACAAGTTCTCTTTTTGAGAGGGTAAAGAAGAGCTATGCAGCCCTAATGGAAAAGGATACATGTAAGAAAACAGTTATAGGACTATAAGCACACATAAAAAGATTGCATATAGTATCAGTTGGCACTTGCTCACTTCTAGAGCTACTCAACGGATGAGATCAAAACTACAATTTCAGAAAACTGGAAAGTAATCCGATAAGTATTAAAAGGAAAAACATCGCATAGCTATTACATGGCATAAGTGTTTCCACCTACATAAGGTTGACAACCTAAATAGATAAGGGGTCATTTTTCCAAAAAGTTGGATACATCCAAGATACACCAAGTTCATACTAGTTTATTGTTTCTGAGCCCAGATCTCTGAGACTAGGAACTGAAATTTTGATACAGTAGCAGAAATAAAATTGGATGGCTCATAGTAGTTGCAAACTCTGAACACTACTACGAGGAGTACAGGACAGAGTTCATGCATCTGGACAGCAGCCAGTGGACCTAGCTTGTCAATATCCCGCCGTTAATTTGGATGTGAGTTTCTATAATACATTTTAGTTTCTAAAGCAACGATTCCACTGTATTCGCGCATACCATTCCATTCCAATTTCCATTGGCTGGCACAGTAGCCAACACAACTTCGTCTGGAGCGCAACGAGAACCAGAGAGTACAGGGCAGGAATGCCAGGAAGGTCTCACCCGTAGCGTGGCGCCCCGCCGAGAACGCGCGGCCCCTCCCCTGAGGCCCAGAGCCGGCGTCGAGCAGCGCAGCGGTATCCACCGCGCCGGAGCCGGGCGTGCGGCGAGCGCGGCCGGCCGGCACGGAGTTGGCGACGCCAGCGCCGCGCGTACTGTGGCGCTGCCGGTAGCGAAGGTCGCCATGAGGGTGGTAGGGGTCGTCGAGCCGCTCGCCCTAGGGTTTCTCGACGCCGGTGTGGCTCCCCTTGCCGGCTGGCTTCCTTATCTGCTTCGCCTCTCGCTCCCTTTCCCAATACCGCGGAGGAAGAAAGAAGGGAAGGGGGAGCGACGACTCAGAGTCACTGTGCGGTGGGCCCGGAGCGCCACGTGGGGACAGGGGTTGCTCCGTGCACCGAGTCCACGAGCGCGGCAGCGGCAAGCAGGTGGGCCCGTGGTGGCAGTGTCACCGACTCAGTGGAAATGGGATCTCTCTCTCGTCAGCGCCGCGACTCCGCACCAAATCCCCTGGCCCCCAAAATTTTGCTAGGGTTTGGTGGGGAGGAAATCCAGGCATCCAGGCGCCCAGGCCCAGCAATCCGATAGAATCCGTTCGTCGGAGAGGCCATGAGCTCGGCGCAGGATCCGTTCTACGTCGTCCGGGAGGAGATCCAGGACTCGGTAATCCGTACTTCCCTCTCGCTCTTTACTACACTCTTATTTGTGCAGTGATTGCCAACCTTTCCTATCATCATCGAGCCGTCGTTCTGCATCGTTAGAGGTTGGAAATCCGAGCGCTGTTGTCTGATCTCACCGTGTTCACAAATTGTACCAAATCGGGACACAGAGATGCTGAGGTGGCCAATATGCAGCTACCAGCTAGGGATGTTCATGCTCTCGAAAATCTAAATTTGCAGTATGGGCTCAATTTTTGTGTATAGACATAGGTGAATGGGGACATGGACGCTACTTGTTACACCTGCAGCACTAAACACTCACAGTAGAGGCTCAGGCATTTACTTGATCTGGTAACTCATGGTTGAATTGTTCCCTCGCCTTTTGTTCTTGACTCTCAGGGTCTCTCTCATAGTTCCACAAACATATTGCACCATCTTGCAGTTACATCTGGTTTCCAGTTATCCCTGAGAAACTCTACTGAAGCCCTGGAAACATATATAGGCATATAGCCCGTCCAAGTACATGTTTAGATGTTATTCTTTCGGTATGGTCCTCAGGATAAATTTATTTTTGTTTCAGATTGATAAACTGCAAAGTACCTTCCACCGTTGGGAGCAAACTGCTTCAAACACAGGAGAATATGTTCATCTGACAAAGGAGCTTCTGACCAGCTGTGAAAGCATCGAGTGGCAGGTAGGAACCAAGTCTTTGACGTTGTCATTACTCCGTTGTTGGTACATTTAGAAGAAATTTAAGCAGAAATGGAGATATGTTATTCTTTTCCTTCTTTGTTCATTTTCCGCTACCATATTTATTCCTATATGAGATCAGGTTATGCACCTAATGTATCAGTTTACCATTTATGGAATACTGTCTCCACTTTCTTGATGTATGAATTATTCTGGCCTAAATGGTGCTTGCTTGTGTTCAACTTGAAAGGTAGATGAGCTGGAAAAGACAATCTCAGTCGCATCAAGGGATCCAGCATACTATGGACTTGACGAAGTTGAGCTTTCCAGACGAAGAAACTGGACTGGTTCTGCTCGTAAGCAGGTATGCATTCGATCATATTGTAGCAACTCTTCAGTGATGTGATGATTGGACTCTTTGATGTCTTTTCTTAGATGTATTTGTTAGGATCACCAACGAGGTATATTTTGAACATGAATGAGTGACACAACTTCAGGTTGCATGATTTCCTGTTGTTTGGTAAAGACAATAAGGAATAATATATTACCAtgttccaaattctgcagttgcCAATGGACTTTATTTTATTATATGGATCCTCACTTACAGTTTATGCATGAACATATCCAGGTTGGTACAGTCAAGAGAGCTATTGAAAAGGGCAAGAGCAATGCAGCAACTTCAAAATACCAGgatacaagcaggaccaaccactATTCTGCCCAAGATAATGATGACTTTATTTCTTCAGAATCAGATAGACAGCTTCTACTCATGAGGTGAGTTTAATTTGTTACTTTTAACGAACTTTacaaacatttttgttagaaatatGTTGCCCGTTCAGCATTCAACATATGCAACTCAGACCTGTGTCTATTGTCGTAGGTAGTGTACAGTTCATAAATTTGTTGTTTTCCTAGTCAAAGTTTGCCTTAGTGGCACATAAACCTTGTATTCCTCCTCAGTTGTTCTAGTTAGTGTCTTCGCTTCTCCTCCTGGAATATTACATTGGTTTACTTATCGTTGCTCACTGATTCTTGTGTTTCTACCAGCACATCATCATTAATTTTATGTAAATGTAAGTAAccatacttttttttttgctgttgCTTTCTCTAGAATATCAAAATCCCAGACCATTTTGTCAAGCTGTCAAAAGTTGTAAAAGAAATGCAGATGATGATTAAACTTGGAATTCTAAGACCTAATATTTCTTAGTTGCATATTTACCATGGTAACCATGTGGGTGTGAGGATCATAACTTCATATGTTTTCTGTTGGTTTATGTCTGTACTGACTTTTCCTTCTGGCAGCAAGGTTAACTGTTTTTTTATCTACATAGTTTTACAACATTTATTAGCTCTGTTGCTGTTGTCTTGTTTCTGGAAGATGGACGCGTACTACGGTAGTAGGCTGTCAACAGCAATCATGTCATTCGTAATATTTGTTTATTCCTTCAgtagtgaatatagatagaaatAACATACACTGATTAAACTCAAATTTCCTAGGCAGATTATATCTATAGTTATATATACTTCCAGGGTAGCCATGTGAAGTTCGCATGTTTTccattgacttgatatatgtacCCAGGCAGCAGGATGAGGAACTTGATGAGCTCAGTGAAAGTGTCCAAAGGATTGGTGGTGTAGGGCTAACCATACACGAAGAGCTGTCCGGACAGGTAATTGCTATTGACAAGGAGCAAAGTTTGTAGAGTCGTGCAGGAGCATTAACTGGAATGCATGCGCCTGTTTTACAGGAAAGGATCCTAAACGACCTAAGCTTGGAGATGGAGACTACTTCCAACAGACTTGATTTCGTGCAGGTCTGCCCTTTGGCCATCTTCAGTGGTTTCTCCTATTTTGCGTTCCAGTTTGCATACCCACATGTCAAGACCCACGTTACCGTTTTCTTCCTTACCCCAATAATTCAATCACAAAACGAAGCCCTAAAATGTCTTGCCCCATTTTGTGGTGCAGAAAAGAGTGGCCATGGTGATGAAGAAGGCTGGCATCAAGGGTCAGATCATGTTGATCGCGTTCCTGGTTGTTCTATTCATCATTCTTTTCGTTTTGGTGTTCTTGACATAGCCAAGTGCACCAGTTGCCTCATCTAGCTTCTCCCATTTGTCGTGCCTCCCTACTGTAATTTGTGGTGAAACATAAATCTACGTACTGGAGTTACCGATCCTATCCCAATTTTCCTTGTAACGTGCCATTCTGTCTGAGATCTTCAACATACACTGGATCGGAACTAGAGTATATTATTAGTGCTAGACGTCCTTGCTGAAACCTTTACACACGGATTTTGGTTGCCTGCCAATCTGCCATGCTCAGTTGGTCACCTTATTTTCGACATCTAGACGCTTTGGGGGCAATGTCTCTGCTTTCTCTCTGTTGACACTAACACGCGCTGCATCTCTGTTAACAAACACTAAAACAACGACCACGGCTAATCCTAGTAATTACCACTCCCAAGCATGCTGACGTGCATGATCATCGCATCCTTGCTCTTGCCTTGCCTGGGTCGTTTCAACTCAAAAGAAGGCATTGGTTGTGGCCACAATATAGAGCACAAATAATTTAGACCGCACGATCTGAGTTGTACGGTTTGTGTTACTCTTACAAAGCTGTTTAATGTGCAAGTCTCTCTGTTAGTTAGATCGGCATCCTTTGATTAGTCGGATCAGTGCACGACGACGCCGCTTGTCAAATGATACAATCTCTCTCTCGGTGCTCACAGTCACAACAGCTCACCTATATAATTTGGGTGACATTTTTTTTGGTAATACGTATCTGTATTTCTAATTAAGGGTGCATACAAATACAGACACGTACGTATAGGATACAGAGACAACTGTCCCAGCCAATCTTCACGAAGAACCCTAAACAAGAAAAAAATTACATCGATGCCCCTGATCCTTCGCGAACCATACGTGATCGACCACCCCGCTGCCGGCCGCCGTCGTCGAAGAAGAAGCCGAACACCACCATGAGCTGGGAAAGTCCCATCGCACGCTGGCTTTGAAAGGAGTCGAAGTAGACACCCGTCATGGGAAACAGGATGAAGTCGACTGGGGTCGCGCCCAACTTCTCCAGCTCGAGGATCTGAGCACGCCACCAGCGACCGCCGCCACCGAGCGAGGATTGAGCTAGATCCGTCCGGCCAGCAACCACAATAACCACAGATAGCTCCGCATCCTTGCAAAAGAAGGCTAACAGCAACATCACCTAGCAAAGACGATGAAGCGCCAGCCCCGGACTCCTGTACAGAACTCTCCGACCTCGCCATAGGCACTGGAGAAGAACGCCGCCGAGACGAAGGAGATGTGGGGAGAAGTTATTCTCCAGCGTTGTCGACTCCTCCATCTTGTCGACGCCACCCAGAAAAGCACGCCGCagaagacccccccccccccccccccccgacgaaCCCTAGCTCCGCCATCAGTAGATGACGAGGAAACCCTAGACCTAGGTAGACTCGCACCTACTCTACATACAGCCGCACGGCGATTCCCCGCCCCATTCCCCTCTCCAAAGCCTCTCCGGCCACCGAAGAGGAAAAGGGCCGGTGAAATCGTCGCCAAAAACGCGCGTCGCCTCCTTTTCGCCCGGGACAACCGTAGcaaggggaaaaggaagattagCTGTCCAGTGATGTGGTTGGACCTTATTTGGGTGACATTTGGAACATGGCAAAACACAGTTGCTACTTGCTACACGTACTTGAGGACTTGGAATCGCGATCCATGCAAAGCCATATATGGGCAGGCCGGATTTGAAATGCAGCTTCTTGTGTGGTTTTTAGTGACTTGGAATAATGCAACTATGCAAGTGATTTGGAATTGCGTGCATATCTTCCTTTACAAATTTAGCCGAGTGCTACATTGGGTTTTGTTGCCGGTGCAGTGTTCTCTCAGTATTGGTAACATTGGACTTTTCTAGTCTGTCCAATGTATCTTCCTTTGACCTGCTGTCTGATTGTACACGTCTGTCCAAACACAAACAGGATGCCTGCTGACTGAGCCTGATGTGTGTTGTTATGCTTTCAATACAAGCATGGATTTTTGTCTTTGGTCTGATGTCTGTTGTTGCCGATTATAAGTATTCACCAAAGTCAATGTTGGTTGAATTTTTGTTTCTTCTTAATGCTCTTTTAGGATTTTCTATTCTATTTTGCCGGTCCATGCATCCTGTTTTGAAGATTAGTGCAGTCTTATAGTGTAGTAAAATAACAGAAATGGCAATACGTAGCTGCACACTTGCGCTTGCACGGTATGATTTCTGCCATGGCCACTTTATTATTTCTCCAAGTTAGATGCTTTGGGGGCGCTGCTGCAAAGTTGACTGCTTACTAGTCGACACGAGACTGCTAGTGCTTAGCTGCTGCATCCTGTCAACATTAGGCACCACTTGCACACCGACCACGGCCAGAGCTAGCTATCTAGTCGACACGAGACCTCGGCACCCAGACGCCACGCACGCACGCTTACAGGTCTAGAACACGAGGCTCTCTGCAGCCTCCTCGACGACGGACCACGGCATCGTCACGTCGGCGTTGCGGGCGGAGCAGTTGGTGCGGATCTCCCCCTGCGCCCCCGTGAGCACATTGATTTGCCCCATCTTCACCACGGAGAAGGCGAACTGGTCGAAGAAGTCCTTCTGGCTGCGCGCGAACTTCTCGACGAGAGGCCTAGTGCCGGGGTTGGTGAAGAGGTCCTGGTCTGAGGTGAAGAGCCCCTCCCGGTTCACCAGGTTCACGTAGTACTTGTTGTCGAACGCGTCAGGCGTGCGCACGTCCAGCACCCTCCGCCGGTCGGTGCCCTTGGCCGGGCAGGTCCGCCGGAGCTGGCTGGCGAAGGTGGCGTTCAGCGTCGGGTCCGGGCGCGGGAACAGGCGGTCCTCGAACGACGCGCAGTGGCCTAGCCCGATGGTGTGCCCGCCCGACAGCGCCACCAGGTCCGTCGCGTCCAGGTTGATCTTGGACAGCACGGCCAGCAGCGCCGGCACGGTGGCCGTCGGCGGCGGGAGGTCGCTCAGGACGTCCTCCTGCGTCGCGAAGCTGGTGCTGTCGCGCTGACCCAGGGGCACCTTGTAGCTGGGCCCGCCGGACTGCAGGCAGGCAGAGTGTGAGCCTGAAGAACCAACCAGAGGAGTGTGCATGCAGTGCAGTGCATAGGGCTGCATGCATGCGTAAACAGCCTACGTACCACGACGATGGAGTCCCGGGCGGCGAGCGCGAGGACGTCGGAGCAGGAGACAACGGCGCCACCGCACTCCTTCTGGAGGCGGTCGTGGATGTCGTTGATGGCCTTGAACGCGGTGGGGCGCAGCGTGAGGTTGGGCGGCGCCTGCTGCTCGCCCGGCCCGGTGGCGGAGCCGTCCAGGAGCACGGAGGCGTCGCAGCCCTggacgaagcagtcgtggaagtgGAGGCGCAGGAGGCCGGCGGCGAGGCCGACGTCCCTGCGCACGGCGTCCTGCACGAAGCTCCGCACGATGGACTCCGCCTTGGGGCAGGTCCGCTTGTAGAAGTCGAAGGACAGGCCCGGGGCCAGCGGCGGCTGCCTCGCGTTGCCGTTGCTGTCCGCCGCGGTAGCCGTTGAGGAGAAGCAGATGAGGACGACGGCCACcgcggcagcggcagcgagcgTAGCAGCACGAGACATGTCTCTAGCACGTACGGTGAGGTAGCGGAGCGAGTGTGGAGATCGAGCAACACTGGTACTGGTAATAGCAAGAGCCTAGGAGGAGGAGGCTTAGTTTTGTGGCTATGGTGGACAGGTCTCACCGTCTTAGTCCCCCCATCTTATACACGTAAAATTTCGTTTTTTTAACAAAGTTTTAAACAAACAAACGAGGATGCGATGTATATTGGCGTGAATGCAGAATGCGAGGAAGAAGTTAACACGGTGTCGCCGGCTACCtgcctactccctccgtcctaaaaaggATAATAATGTTCTAAGATTCAAATTTTCTCCCGAAATGAATGTTGATCTAGGATTGAAACCTCACGCATACATAATATGGCGTGTTAATCTCGTGCATGTATgattaaataaaaatatattttctcTATCTTGTACATACAACTCGACTAATTAAGGACACATACGTCTTTTCCACCCGCCCTTAATCTGTTTTGGAAAATTCCTAGAACATCGAGAGTAGAAAGAAGGCTAGAATCCTAGATGCTGGAGCTGTGACACTGATAGTCACCATCTTCTCCT
Coding sequences within:
- the LOC136454077 gene encoding thioredoxin Y, chloroplastic-like — its product is MATFATGSATVRAALASPTPCRPAALAARPAPARWIPLRCSTPALGLRGGAARSRRGATLRVEAKKQTFSSFDELLEKSEKPLLVDFYATWCGPCQYMVPILEEVSEKLGDKIQVVKIDTEKYTSIASRYRIEALPTFIIFKDGKPCYRFEGALPANQMIEQIENALAVTK
- the LOC136454078 gene encoding syntaxin-61-like, which translates into the protein MSSAQDPFYVVREEIQDSIDKLQSTFHRWEQTASNTGEYVHLTKELLTSCESIEWQVDELEKTISVASRDPAYYGLDEVELSRRRNWTGSARKQVGTVKRAIEKGKSNAATSKYQDTSRTNHYSAQDNDDFISSESDRQLLLMRQQDEELDELSESVQRIGGVGLTIHEELSGQERILNDLSLEMETTSNRLDFVQKRVAMVMKKAGIKGQIMLIAFLVVLFIILFVLVFLT
- the LOC136454079 gene encoding cationic peroxidase SPC4-like — protein: MSRAATLAAAAAVAVVLICFSSTATAADSNGNARQPPLAPGLSFDFYKRTCPKAESIVRSFVQDAVRRDVGLAAGLLRLHFHDCFVQGCDASVLLDGSATGPGEQQAPPNLTLRPTAFKAINDIHDRLQKECGGAVVSCSDVLALAARDSIVVSGGPSYKVPLGQRDSTSFATQEDVLSDLPPPTATVPALLAVLSKINLDATDLVALSGGHTIGLGHCASFEDRLFPRPDPTLNATFASQLRRTCPAKGTDRRRVLDVRTPDAFDNKYYVNLVNREGLFTSDQDLFTNPGTRPLVEKFARSQKDFFDQFAFSVVKMGQINVLTGAQGEIRTNCSARNADVTMPWSVVEEAAESLVF